Below is a window of Edaphobacter dinghuensis DNA.
AAGAGTTCAGGCCGCGTGGCAGAGTAGACGCGGTCATAGAAGTCGCCGCCGCCTGCATCCTTCGACTCCTCGATGCGGGCGCTCCGGCTGCGGTAGTAGGTGACACCCGCGGCCCAGACCTCCTGGCTTTCAATCGGTGCAAGCAGCGTGCCGTAGGAAAAGGCCTTAGTACGCTCGCCGCGCTCGATGACGGAGCGGCAGAACGCGTGCAGGTCTTCGCGAGTGATCAGCGCGTCCCAGGAGGTGTCTTCGATGCGGTAGTAGAGATTGTCGTTGAGGAGGTAAGGGCCTTGCTGGGTGCGATAGAGTCTCACGTATCTGACCTTTCTGGTTTGGATGTCGGTGGCGCGAGGCGAGCGAGGATCATGTCAGTGTCATAAACGCATCCGCCCCAGACTCCGCCGCTCGCCTGCACGAGTGCGGCCCACAGGCGCGTGTCGTTTGGAAGCGCCGGATGCGGCGCAAGATCAGGCCGTGGAGAGCGCGCAGCGAGGCGGCGGCTTCCTTCTTCGCGAGAGAAAATTTCGCCGCTCTCGCCAACGAGATCGACGCTTCCGGCCAGCGCATTGCGATCGATGACGATCTCGATCGTGTCACCCTCTTGAATGCAGCCGATGGGCCCGCCGGCGAGAGCTTCAGGAGAGATGTGACCGATGCAAGCTCCTGTAGAAACGCCGCTGAAGCGAGCATCGGTAAGCACAGCGACATGCTTGCAGTGAGGCAGCGCCTTGAGCGCAGCAGTGATCTGGTAGATCTCCTGCATGCCGGCTCCGAGAGGGCCGCCGCAGATAAGCACCATCACATCGCCTTCAAGCACGGCGCCGTTTTTGATGGCATCAATGGCTGCGCTCTCCGTGATGAAGACACGCGCGGGGCCGCGATGACGATAGACTCCGGCTTCGTCGATCAGCGAGGGATCGATGGCCGTGCTCTTGATCACGCTGCCCTCCGGCGCAAGATTGCCGGAAGGAAAGCAGACAGTCGAAGTCAGGCCGCGCGAGCGAGCGACATCGGGTGACATGATGACGTCGTCAGCATCGATGCCGTCCTGCGTAAGCAGTTGTTCCTTAAGTTCGCGACGGCGCAGGCTGTCCTGCCACCAGTTCAGGCACTCGTCGAGCGTCGTTCCCGCCACCGTTTTTACGCTAGTGTCGAGCAGCCCTGCACGTCGAAGGTGCAGCATCACCTCAGGCACACCACCGGCGAGAAAGACCTGCACCGTGGCGAAGTAGCGCGGGCCGTTCGGCAGCGCATCGACCAGTCGCGGCGTCCTGCGATTGATCTCGGCCCAGTCGGCCGCGGTTGGCCGCGGCAACCCTGCCGCATGGGCGATGGCAGGCAGATGCAGTAAAAGGTTAGTCGAGCCGCCAAAGGCAGCGTGCAGCACCATTGCGTTCTTGATCGAGGCCGCAGTAAGAATCGCGTCGGTGCCCATCGCAGTCTGCGTCATGCGCACGATGGCGCGGGCCGAGCGTTGCGCGGCGTCGAGCCAGATCGGCTGTCCCGATGGCGCAAGCGCAGTGTGCGGCAGCGAAAGGCCAAGCGCCTCGCCCACCACCTGCGCTGTTGCAGCCGTACCCAGAAACTGGCAGCCTCCACCCGGCGAAGCACACGCGCGGCAGCCGATGTCGGCGGCATACTCCAGCGTGATCTGCTTCTGGGCAAAACGTGCGCCGATAGTCTGTACCTTGCCCGCATCTTCGCCTTCGTCGGGCAGAAGCGTGACTCCGCCCGGAATAAGGATGCTGGGAACTTTACCCGAGGACGCCAGCGCCATCATCATGGCGGGCAGCCCCTTGTCGCACGTCGCAACACCCAATACGCCCTTACGTGTCGGCAGCGAACGCATCAGGCGGCGCAGCACAATCGCGGCGTCGTTGCGATAAGGCAGCGAGTCGAGCATGCCCTCGGTGCCCTGCGTGCGGCCGTCGCAGGGATCGGTACACGCTCCCGCGAAGGGGATGCAGTGCTGCGCGCGTAGCTCCCCGGCGGCCTCGGAGACCAGCAGGCCGACCTCCCAGTGTCCGGTGTGAAAGCCGAGCGCGATAGGAGTGCCGTCAGCCGCGCGCACTCCGCCATGAGTGCTGAGGATGAGGAACTCCGGATCGAGCAGCCGCTGCGGCTCCCATCCCATGCCCGCGTCCTGGCTCAAACCAAAGAGATTGCCGG
It encodes the following:
- a CDS encoding YjhG/YagF family D-xylonate dehydratase: MSRASQPGANNIPPIPITSILESPGFDHSAVKTHAAGPQGALPITPEMLLTQPSGNLFGLSQDAGMGWEPQRLLDPEFLILSTHGGVRAADGTPIALGFHTGHWEVGLLVSEAAGELRAQHCIPFAGACTDPCDGRTQGTEGMLDSLPYRNDAAIVLRRLMRSLPTRKGVLGVATCDKGLPAMMMALASSGKVPSILIPGGVTLLPDEGEDAGKVQTIGARFAQKQITLEYAADIGCRACASPGGGCQFLGTAATAQVVGEALGLSLPHTALAPSGQPIWLDAAQRSARAIVRMTQTAMGTDAILTAASIKNAMVLHAAFGGSTNLLLHLPAIAHAAGLPRPTAADWAEINRRTPRLVDALPNGPRYFATVQVFLAGGVPEVMLHLRRAGLLDTSVKTVAGTTLDECLNWWQDSLRRRELKEQLLTQDGIDADDVIMSPDVARSRGLTSTVCFPSGNLAPEGSVIKSTAIDPSLIDEAGVYRHRGPARVFITESAAIDAIKNGAVLEGDVMVLICGGPLGAGMQEIYQITAALKALPHCKHVAVLTDARFSGVSTGACIGHISPEALAGGPIGCIQEGDTIEIVIDRNALAGSVDLVGESGEIFSREEGSRRLAARSPRPDLAPHPALPNDTRLWAALVQASGGVWGGCVYDTDMILARLAPPTSKPERSDT